The following is a genomic window from Oncorhynchus masou masou isolate Uvic2021 chromosome 6, UVic_Omas_1.1, whole genome shotgun sequence.
AACGCcgttgtaaattagaatttgttctgaactggcctatctggttaaataaaggtgaaataaataaaatatatatttttaaatgctgCAGAAttcttttggtacccttcccctgatctgtacttcgacacaatccagtctcaacgctctacggacaattcttttgacctcatggtttggttatTGCTCTAACATgaactgtcaattgtgggaccttatatagacaggtctatgcctttccaaatcatgtccaatcaattgaatttaccacaagtggactccaatcaagttgtagaaacatatcaaggatgatcaatgggaacaggatgcacctgagctcaatttccagtctccTACCAAATGGTCTGAAAATTTGTGTGAatattttttctgtttttttaaattttatacatttgcaaaaaattctaaaaacctgttttgctttgtcattgtggggtattatgtgtaggttgctgatcattttttttaaatatatattttagaataaggctgtaatgtaaaaaattgtggaaaagtcaaggggtctgaatactttccgaaaccACTGTAAATTCATTAACACTTCCATTGTTTAACACCTCCCTAATTTGAACTGCAAACAGCCACTATGGTTTAACAACTCCCCCCAACCCTCCCATTTTGCcagttacccactgatatgtatAAAAGGGGTATGTATACCTGCAAGAAAGTGGTAAATAAGACGCTGTTTGAAGGTGGGTCATATACACATGTTACAGGTAATATACCACATATTCTGTCTGAAATGGACATTATCTCCACCACATAGCCCCAGCCAGTGAGTCTTCAGAGTCTTCACATCCAGTGGTCTCTCAGGAAGCAACCATCAATGAAGGTCTAAGGTCAGCATACAGAAAAAAGAGACACTCCACTTTCATTTGTCACAAGCCAAATTAGTGCATTTGTGTGCAAAAGTGTTTATTATTAGGCCTAAGGTTTGTATAATTTTTAAAAATATCAAGTCAGTTGACTGTGTGtgaaacataaataaataaaatgttatattttaaCTATATAGCCGTGCTTCCACAGCTTTCTTGGAGCCTGATATACAATGCGTATGCTCCAAGTGCAAAGTTCACACTTGTTTTCTCAGACGGAATGAATCCTAGACGTTATGGTATGGTGAAAGGAGTGTGAATGGAGAGACATTTGTTTTAATCAATCAACCACTCAATAACCTTTTTTTATAAAACACATGTCACAGCTTTGAATTTGGTGTTTTATGGAGCTCCTTCTTGTTGTAATGACTGTCCTTCTTTCCACATCAATAAGCTTAATTAAAAGTAAGCAAGATGACTTGGTTCCTTTACATTTTGTCTGCCTGTCGCACTACACTTCTCCTTTATACAGACATGAGTAAAATAATAATCGTACTGCTAAGTGTTAAAACAATATGGCCACATAAAGCAAACCTTTGtctctaaaaaatatatattctggaGAAAGAAAATTTTACGAAATCTAAAGCCACTGGCTTCCATAATCTAGTCATGTAATCAATAAAAGGATACATAAATGAGCCAGAAAAATGTTTATAAGTGGATCCAACAATTACTCAACAGACTAACACAAAGAAGTATTAATGGCTTTATTGATCTAAAGCAGATGACAAATGATTTCAACATGGCTGGATAGGTAACAAAAAAATGGTCATTTGCAGGCAATAATAAATCaataatatttttttacaaatctaGCTCTTTTTCTAGAACAATTAACAAAAATGTCTGTGAAAGAAAAACAACACAATTTTAAGCCACATCTGGCCAGCAGAACCAGGTCCTCAAAATGCAATGTGAGTAAAAGGATGTCCAGCACAAGGAGATAGATACATCATCAACCATGTATGCATTATATTTATTAGAATAGAATTATCACAGAAAAGCACTTGAGTGAAGATCTGAACACAAATAAGTAAAACCATTTCCAAGTGTTTCGGTGGATGAATCAATGTAAAACAGGATTGAGAGTCGGCCTAGTAGCCTACATGAAGACAAAATTAATATTCTAATTCTCGTATGTAATGTAATTTCATAAATCAGACTGGTTATTCAATTTAACAAAAGTAAGAGGAACTATTTCAAGTATGTTCATGAAGATGTGTGTGTGGCAAAGTAGCCTACAACAGCCAAGTTTAGGCCTACTAAATAGACAGTTCCATACATGTCCAGCATGCATGATTGATTATAGATTAATATTACAAATCTGACTTATTATCATAATAACTTTAAAAGCTGAATTAGATGATAGGTTTGCATCAAGAACTAGTATGAAATCATTAATATTGTTAAAACAAATAAGCatatcaataaaaaaaaatcagtaaAATAGATTTTGTGGCTGTTACAAAGAATAAACTCACATAAAATATTCGGGCGAGGAAGGATTGTCACTGGTAGACCCAGTTTCATGGTAACCATTAGAACCAGTCAATTTCTCGCATTTGAGTTTATATGCGTCCCTCTCGCGTGCCAGCCGGTTGAGCTCGTTCTTTAACTGCTCCACCTGTGTGACGAGGCTGGTCTTCTCATGCTCCAGAACGTGCTTCAGCTGAACACGTTTGTAGCGGCAGGATTGTGCATAACCGCGGTTTTTCAGGGTTCGGCGCTTCTGCTTCAGACGCATCACGTCGTCCTTGGTCAGACCCCTCAAGTGCCGATTGAGCTCCCTCACTGACATAGACACCAGCTGGTCGTCGGAGAAGCCGCTCTCCACGTTGAGTCGTCTGTCGTGGCGATTCTGCTGATGGAGGTGGTGCGCACTTAGCTGCGAGTCGGGTGAGTGCTGAGCCGAGTAGTCGAGGTCGTGCTTATATTGATTTTGGCAGTGCATATCTTGCATATCAGGGGGACCCGAGAGGGCGTCGGGTTGACGGTTAAGTCCAAGGTACTGCTGGGCATGACCGTTGAGGTTATGTGCCGCCCCGTACCCTTCGAAATCCGATTGGAGAGCCTGTTGGTGATCGTGTGGAGAGGGTTGGTGCCCGTGGACTGTGGTACCGATGAGGGCCTCCACTGCGTCCTCAGGTGTCAGGCCAAAAGTGTTGGGATACATTTGCTGAGAATAACCTCCACTGCTGGGCGTCCAGTAAAGATCATCATCAGGGTTCCTCTGCTCACCCGGATTATAACTCGGTGATGAGGGCACCGAACTGCAAGGGGTGCTGACCGGGGTGGAGGAGACTGAGTCCGGTCTCTGGAGCTCGCTGCACGGCCCAAAGAATGAGCGGTCGATCCCCTGCATTGTCTCCTTCTTCACATCGAACTTCATCAAGTCGAACGCACTGACATAACCCAAAGGGTTTTTCGGCAGACCCAGGTTTGTATGAGATTCGGCGGTCATTCTTTTCTGGATCTATTTATCTTGGCCACATCCAAGGGTCACAAAACTCAATTCTCTCATGCAGTCTTTTGCAACAATTGCACTATTGGTAAGACGTTTTATACAATCAGTAAGTCCGTCAAATGAAATCTACAGTGAAAATACGCGTGCGCAAAAATGTAAAGAAACCCGTCCTCTTCACTGAAAAGTTTAGAAACACATACTATTAATCGGACAGAAGAAAAGTGCTCAGAGTCCACGGCGGGGCCAAGAGCTCTCTGCATGTGTGTAGCGCTACTGGTTTATGCTTGCGAGCGCACTTTCTTCATAAAGAACCGTTGCATGATGTCACACGATATAGACTACACCTCCATGCTCCTCTCCAATAAAAAGACGGCGAGAAGGGCAATTTGCATAATAGCTGATGTATGTGTTTTGACAATCCAGCAGAGGTTGAATGTAGAATGTAgcccacattttttttttttacatagaccTGCAGACATATTGTACACGTTTTCTAGGCTACTGTGGCCTACTTCTTTATTTAATGTGTGCATACGTTTCTCTTTCCTTCACACTTTCCCTCGCCAATTGATGTATTAAAAGTGTTCATTTTGAAAGACCATTTAGGAACTGATGCTGGAATGCAAAACATCTGAGGATTAAATAGCCTATGTTAATTCTGTAGGCTATATGtccagggatatatatatatatatatatatatatatatatatatatatatatatatatatatattgtagtcAATAGGGCTAGTAAATAAAAAATTTGTCGCCCTAAATTACCATATGACTTTCCATATGAATAACACAAAAGCGTCACGGTTATATTTGGACAACGGTGCTTATATTTAAGGGGAAGTTCATTCTGCAAAAAGACAATTAAGAATTCTAATAGAGCTGTTGTGCTTTTTGAATAATGCACCACCACCCATAATAAACAAATAGCCTATCCTATCTCTAATCCATGAGTAGCCCATTGACAATAAGTGTTTATATTCCACTTGCATGTGTTATTATTTGATTTCTCCTTACATTATATGAAAAGCACAAAGGCTTGATCATAGAGCTATAGGTTCATTCTAAATAACTGTATTTCTATGGGGTTTCTCCTGAGAATGGGCAACCAAATGTTCTATTCATGGATCTATGCTGACCCCTTGAGGTGATATGAGGTAAAACTTCATTCTTGCCCCTCAGTGTGTACTGAACTGTGAATGAAAACTTGTTGTCTGATAGCTACCCCGCTCTTTTTAAATTAAAACAAAATGTGAATGTTGGCTTTTTTATAGTGACCTTGCCAAAAGAATGTAAATGGCATGCACAGTAGCCTATACCAAGTAAGTATGATAATGGTGGCTTGTGATTTTCTCAGCACATCACATATTGTACTTTCTTGTAGCCTTCTCTCCCtcggtttgtgtgtgtttatacataaCATCCATCCAACATGGTCAGAGGGTGCTGCTGGGCACTGGTTATTTGGTAAACATACAGGCTTCTAATGAAATGAGTAGTTTTTTTCAGACCAGTGACAGTAAAGGAACATGGAGAAAATGGGAAGCAGCATAAACAGAAAATCAATGGCCAGACTGCACAAGGCTAAAGTTATGATTGCTGGAGAACAACTGAGGtatgagagagaaagtgtgtgtgagagagagagagagagagagagagagagagagagagagattggcttTCTTTATGGTTATGCTATCTGTTGAAACGTACTGTGTGGAAATCCGACAAGCTCCTTCCAGATATAGTAGTTTGCATATTTCCTTCAGCTGACCTTCCAATTTAATGTAAACATTTAATTATAGGGGATACAATATATCATGTAGAGATGTCAGCTGAAATGTAATTCAATTCATGTTTGAATATATTTCTTAATGTGCCCTTGTCTACTTATAGTAGTTATAGCTGCTTTATTCAACATTTTACCTCACTGCAAGGTTGAGGCTGCATGATGGAAAACTGATCAAGGATCGACGGTACCATCTGCGCACTTACCCCAACTGCTTTGTAGCCAAAGAGCTTACAGACTGGTTGATCAGCAACAAGGAAGCTCCCGATCAGGCCACAGCGGTCTGCCTCATGCAACACCTGATGGACCATGACATTGTGCACCATGGTAGGGCACCACAACAACATTCCTCGGGGGATATAAAATGCATAGTAGCTTTTCCAAGAGCTTATAGCCCTGTCACAGGACAAAGTGCATATCCAACTCCTATAATGCAGTTTCTCACAAGAGCATAAGAGCTTTGCCAAGAAACTAACATTGATAATTTATATGGGAGATCCAAAATGCTGAACCATAAAGTAGGACAATATGAAGACACTCTCAGGACGTTTCCTTTGTCTCTCTTCCACTCTGATCTCTTTAGTTTGTGACAAGCACCCTATATTCAAGGATGCAAAATTGCTGTACCGTTTCCGTAAGGATGATGGCACATTTCCATTTAACACCGAGGTGAAGGTCTTCATCCGAGGACAACGATTGTATGAGCAGTAAGAACTACTTCGTTCACCCTGGGGGTGTCTATCTGTTAGGAACAAGTGCCCTTGCTGAGGTCAAACCCATCTTAGGGGAACCACATCATCTGTATTATGTTCTCAGTATGTGCTAGTTATGGTGATTACAGACTGAAACTTGAAACTTTACCAACTGTATACAGAAgtttgtgtgtaattgttccATTCATTCTGTCTCTGGAGTGCAAAATGGATGTGACCTGATTTGTGTGTCTGTTTTTTGCAGTCTAATAACAGGCAGAGACTCCATTCTGCAACTAAGGGAGGAGCAGGGTGTTGCATACCAGCGCTCCATCCCTGGCTGCCAGTTGATGGACTGGTTGTTACAGAATGGAGAGACGGAGAGTAGGCGCCAGGGTTTGGAGTTCTGCCGTGCTTTGCTAGAGCATGGCATCATTCAGCATGGTGAGTTATGTTACCTTTTAACCTTTGGCTGATAACATTGGAGGTAATACTGTTTCCATAGCCTCTCGCAGTTGATCGCCTACTCAAATTACTTCTATCAGAAAATTAGTACGAtgcttttcctctctcctcttcccaatTCCCATTAGTGTCAAGGAAGTACGACTTCTTTGACAGTAGATTACTGTATCAGTTCTGCATCAATTTTCGCCGCCGGCGCCACCTGTCTGAGCTCTTGAATGAAACTGATCGAGACAAAAAGGAAGGTGCATCAGTGCATGCACTGGAGGACAACCATGCTGACAGTCCCTTTGTCCTGCCCAAGATCCCCCCACAAGAGGAAAGCATTGGTTTTCAATCTGGTAAATGCAAACATAAAAACAAAGCAAGAGCTCTAAAATACTTCATATGCACATTTCTTCCAAGGTTGCCTATACTGTTGTGACACAGTGGATGAGCTGTTTATGCATACATGCATGCATTTATGTCTGACCTCTCATAGCAGTGCAGCCCAATAAACCATTGAAGATGATACCCAATGTGCATCAGGCCAATTTGAACTCTCTGCAGCTACATGCTAGTGGATATTTACCCCCTGCCACACTCTCCTCTGCCCCAGTGGTGAGATGCAATCCAAAATCAGGTCAGATCGTCCCTCTGTTCTTTTTTGACATAATTAGTTCTGTTCAGGCTTACAAAGATGTAGTCTCCCTAAGCAGTTAGTCTCTGATGAAGGCCATTAAGGGCAAAACATAATGTTTTAACCGAAAAGTATAACAACATTTAAAAATAGTTAATATTGAGCAAGAGCGCCTACTTTTTCTGACCTGCCAAGTCTCCCAGAGGTCAACATGGTTTAGCAATGCTATTGATAAAATCATGTATTTAAACACCGAAAAGAAAACTCTACATTGGTTTTGACAGTGCTTAAAAGGAATGTAACATGTGAGGAACTACTGTCCCCTGGTGCACCCTTCATCAAGAGAGTGTTGACGGTGAGCTATggccaatatactgtatgtcctaACTCTTTCTAGTCTTGTCTCTATTGGGGAAGTAAATATGTTTTAGCCCCCTCATACCAGTGTTTTGCATCTCAGGTGATGGGAGATGCAGTGGGCTGGGGCTTTGTGATCAGAGGTGTGGCTCCAGTTTACGTGCAGGCAGTCGATCCTGGAAgccctgctgctgctgcagggGTTAAGGtaacacaaacacatacaaaaatagttacacacacagtaatatatgtatatgtgtttaTCATGACATTCTCCTGTACTTCTACTTCTAATGCCTAGGTGCGTCAGTTTGTGTGCCAGGTGAATGGGCGGAGCGTTCTTCACCTGGATTACCGCCAGGTCACCAGGTTGGTGATGACCGGACCTCACACTGTTGTGTTGGAGGTCATGGAACCACTGGGGTGACTTGGAGTCCCTTCAAAATCTTCCAAAATCAGCCTCCAAAATCTCCTGAACTAACTCAACTATTGTGTGCTGTGTGCCAAATGGGAAAGTTGTGGTATCTTTGGCtgcatttagacaggcagcccaatgaTGTTCTtatccactaattggtcttttgaccagtaaaatcagatcttttcacatcagagtTTTTCCAGCGCAGATCTAATTCGTCAAATGATCAATTACTTAAAAATATTAGAATTAGGATGCCTGTCTAAACCCAACCCTTGTAGCCTACAAAAGATCTGTAAACTACTTCCAATTTCTTAGGAGTCTTGAAATAAAAATGATCCCAGTGCATGGCTTTGTTGTTGAGCTCTGGATAGCTGAGTTGTAGATTCAGCCTGTCAAATATTATTACGTCTATTCATGATTTAGCTTCAGTAGCTAGCCTAGAGAGAAATTGGCAGTGCCTGCCAAAACTATACTGGAGAAAAATATAAACAAGGCTATatgagctgaaacaaaagatcacagaaatgttccatattctcctttgccaatataatccatccacctgacaggtgtggcatatcaagaaactgattcaacagcatgatcattacacaggtgcaccttgtgctggggacaataaaaggccacactaaaatgtgcaattgaatgttaatttctctaccataagcctccaacaacattgttttagagaatttggctgggcgtccaaccggcctcacatccacagaccacgtgtatggcgtcttGTGGATGAGCCGTTTGCTTATGTCAATGTTGGAAACCGAGTGCCCCATGgtgcggtggggttatggtatgggcaggcatatgcTACGGACAACAcatacaattgcattttatcgatggcaatttgaatgcacagagaatCGTGACAAGATCCTAatgcccattgttgtgccattcatccaccgccatcacctcatgtttcaaatcaaactttatttgtcacaagtgccgaatacaacaagtgtagaccttaccgtgaaatacttacttacaagcccttaaccaacagtgcagttcaagaaagagttaagaaaatatttagcaaataaacaaaagttaaaaaaatatataaaaagtaaCGCAATAAAataagaggctatatacagggggtaccggtaccgagtcaatgtgcaggggtagaggttagtcgaggtaatttgtacatggaggtaggggtgaagtgacaatgcatagataataaacagcaagtagcagcagtgtacaaaacaaatggagggggggggtgtaaatagtctgtggccatttgattaattgttcagcagtgttatggcttgtgggtagaagctgttaaggagcctttttgcCATAGACttaaaacagtctatgacttgggtgactggagtctctgacaattttttgggctttcctctgacaccgcctagtatataggtcctggatggcaggaagcttggccccagtgatgtactgggccgtacacactatgctctgtagcgccttacggtcaaatgccgagcagttgccatactaagCGGTGATGcgactggtcaggatgctctcggtggtgcagctgtagaacattttgaggatcaggggacacatgccaaatcttttcagtctcttgagggggaaaggtgttgtcgtgccctcttcacaactgtctttgtgtgtttggatgatagtttgttggtgatgtggacaccaaggaacttgaagctctcgacccgctccactacagctccttcaatgttaatgggggcctgtttggccagCCTTTTcgtgtagtccatgatcagctcctttgtcttgctcacattgagggagaggttgttgtcctggcaccacactgccaggtgtctgacctcatccctataggctgtcgcagcatgataatgcacggcaccatgtcgcaaggatctgtacacaattactGGAAGCTGACAATGTCCCGGTTCTTCCATGGCCAGACCTGTTTGGGATGTTAGCTGGCAGGTGtatttatggacatattcaattgctccctatcccagtctgctgtccccacatgcgtcaagatggccaccattgttcctgtacccaagaaggcaaagataacagaactaaatgactaccgccccgtagcactcacttctgtcatcatgaagtgctttgagagacaagtctAGGATCATATCACCTTCACCTTACcggtcaccctagacccacttcagtttgcataccgcccccaACAGGTCaatagatgatgcaatcgccagcaaactgcacactgccctatcccatctggacaagaggaatacctatgtaagaatgctgttcattgactacagctcagcattcaacaccatagtaccctccaagctcatcatcaggCTGGTCCTGGGTCTCGAcctcgccctgtgcaattgggtcctgtaGTTTCtaacgggccgaccccaggtggtgaaggtaggaaacaacatctccactttgatGACCCTCAACACTAtgaccccacaagggtgtgttctcagccccctaatgtagtccctgttcacccacgactgcgtggccatgcacgcctccaactcaatcatcaagtttgcagatgacacaacagtagtgggcttgattactaacaatgacaagacagcctacagggaggaggtgagggcactcggagtgtggtgtcaggaaaacaacctctcaatcaacatcaacaaaacaaaggaaacagcagagggagcacccccctatttatatcgaagggacagcagtggagaaggtgcaaAGTTTTAAGTTCTTCGGCGTTCATATCACGGAC
Proteins encoded in this region:
- the LOC135542137 gene encoding transcription factor MafB-like; protein product: MTAESHTNLGLPKNPLGYVSAFDLMKFDVKKETMQGIDRSFFGPCSELQRPDSVSSTPVSTPCSSVPSSPSYNPGEQRNPDDDLYWTPSSGGYSQQMYPNTFGLTPEDAVEALIGTTVHGHQPSPHDHQQALQSDFEGYGAAHNLNGHAQQYLGLNRQPDALSGPPDMQDMHCQNQYKHDLDYSAQHSPDSQLSAHHLHQQNRHDRRLNVESGFSDDQLVSMSVRELNRHLRGLTKDDVMRLKQKRRTLKNRGYAQSCRYKRVQLKHVLEHEKTSLVTQVEQLKNELNRLARERDAYKLKCEKLTGSNGYHETGSTSDNPSSPEYFM
- the LOC135542138 gene encoding DEP domain-containing mTOR-interacting protein-like isoform X1 translates to MEKMGSSINRKSMARLHKAKVMIAGEQLRLRLHDGKLIKDRRYHLRTYPNCFVAKELTDWLISNKEAPDQATAVCLMQHLMDHDIVHHVCDKHPIFKDAKLLYRFRKDDGTFPFNTEVKVFIRGQRLYEHLITGRDSILQLREEQGVAYQRSIPGCQLMDWLLQNGETESRRQGLEFCRALLEHGIIQHVSRKYDFFDSRLLYQFCINFRRRRHLSELLNETDRDKKEGASVHALEDNHADSPFVLPKIPPQEESIGFQSAVQPNKPLKMIPNVHQANLNSLQLHASGYLPPATLSSAPVVRCNPKSVLKRNVTCEELLSPGAPFIKRVLTVMGDAVGWGFVIRGVAPVYVQAVDPGSPAAAAGVKVRQFVCQVNGRSVLHLDYRQVTRLVMTGPHTVVLEVMEPLG
- the LOC135542138 gene encoding DEP domain-containing mTOR-interacting protein-like isoform X2, with the translated sequence MEKMGSSINRKSMARLHKAKVMIAGEQLRLRLHDGKLIKDRRYHLRTYPNCFVAKELTDWLISNKEAPDQATAVCLMQHLMDHDIVHHVCDKHPIFKDAKLLYRFRKDDGTFPFNTEVKVFIRGQRLYEHLITGRDSILQLREEQGVAYQRSIPGCQLMDWLLQNGETESRRQGLEFCRALLEHGIIQHVSRKYDFFDSRLLYQFCINFRRRRHLSELLNETDRDKKEGASVHALEDNHADSPFVLPKIPPQEESIGFQSVQPNKPLKMIPNVHQANLNSLQLHASGYLPPATLSSAPVVRCNPKSVLKRNVTCEELLSPGAPFIKRVLTVMGDAVGWGFVIRGVAPVYVQAVDPGSPAAAAGVKVRQFVCQVNGRSVLHLDYRQVTRLVMTGPHTVVLEVMEPLG
- the LOC135542138 gene encoding DEP domain-containing mTOR-interacting protein-like isoform X3, which translates into the protein MEKMGSSINRKSMARLHKAKVMIAGEQLRLRLHDGKLIKDRRYHLRTYPNCFVAKELTDWLISNKEAPDQATAVCLMQHLMDHDIVHHVCDKHPIFKDAKLLYRFRKDDGTFPFNTEVKVFIRGQRLYEHLITGRDSILQLREEQGVAYQRSIPGCQLMDWLLQNGETESRRQGLEFCRALLEHGIIQHVSRKYDFFDSRLLYQFCINFRRRRHLSELLNETDRDKKEGASVHALEDNHADSPFVLPKIPPQEESIGFQSVLKRNVTCEELLSPGAPFIKRVLTVMGDAVGWGFVIRGVAPVYVQAVDPGSPAAAAGVKVRQFVCQVNGRSVLHLDYRQVTRLVMTGPHTVVLEVMEPLG